The Hydra vulgaris chromosome 05, alternate assembly HydraT2T_AEP genome includes the window gaataagtttgtatcatctgcatacaTAATGCTCGTtagttttgaaactttattaaagtcatttatataaattaaaaaaaggtgagGTCCAAGAATTGAACCTTGTGGGACTCGGCAGGTTATATCAAGAAAAGTGGCCTGACCATCATtgttaaataatacaaattgtTTCGGTTAGATAGATAACTTTAAacccttttaaaattttattccataatatttGAGTTCGTATCAAAAGCTATTAATAGGTCAATAAAAATTTCGGGtgtatattgtaattttatttggttCAAAGCAATCTATAAATAGATTGCTTtgaaccaaataaaattaatggaaaCGTGGTTGTAACCACGTTTCCATTAATTTGGTCTGCttcaattgctttatttttaaaatagatatgAAGGTTCTTTCAAACTTGTCAAAAATTAATTCAGAAGATAACTTATCTGAACAAATGCAATTATCCAGGTGTTCTAGATAGGGATTTTTTCAGACAGTGTTGCTCCTATATgagtaaaatatttgttaaactcTTGAGCTATAGTTTTTTGTTCctataaacttttgttatcgaCTCTAACCATTTTTGGCAGGAAAGCGgagcatgatttttttttcgccaataatttgtttcattatttgCCAAGTGCGCTTTGTGTggcttttaaatgtattaaaaaattgggagtaataacttttcttcaggtttttgcaaattttttctgATAGGCTTTTgtaattcttataaatttttttgcttaaagctgtttttgtttttgaaaagtttatatataatttttgttttattctggatgattttttaaaaccttcagTAAAGCAATGGTGTATTGATATTCTcagttgttattgttttttctatgATTGGCAAATTAACTTCATAAacagaaataaatgttttgaataaactttcataaatattatttgcgttattatcaaaatttatgtttttccgATGCAGTTATaatagttgattttaaaataatttaatattagtctCATCATAAATGCGTTCTCTTATTACTTTTTTGGTATTAATGTTCTTTCTgagtttgtttttaagtttcaGTAATAAAGGAAAATGATCTGataaatcagtttttaaatctttgtgaTATCAAGATACCTGAAAGTCAAATCGAGCTTCTGAATTTTGGTCCACACTTTGTACCTTCCTTGAGATCTATACCTTACATGGACATTATTACAACAACTGAATCGTCTTTCTTAAAACTCAAACATGATAAAGAAGATGAAAAAGCGCAAGCCTTAAGGAAAAATGTACTGAGAGAACTTAAAATGGGCAAAAAAACTAATCATAATCTAATGAGAGATCaaagaaaagcatttaaagaaattaatcaAGACATGAAAAGTGATATTTATCCATTTGATAAAGGATTAGGATTTGTGAGAATAGAACATGATAAAGCAATTGAAAAAACTAGAAAACATATTGGCccaacaaaaattattagtattgatCCCACTCTAAATTatgcaattaaaataaagtCTTTCCTTTCGAAGCTTAACAAAAAGCAAAGTTTTTCTAAAGATGAGTATGAAAGCATATATCCGAGTGATTCACTTCTACCATGTTTGTATGGGTTAATTAAAGCTCATAAACAAGACAAATCTTATCCGATGAGAGTCGTTGTATCAACTATTGACACACCTCGTGATggaattttgaattatttggaTAGAAGAATACAACCGGTCTTAAATGAAATTCctattaaaaaattcacaagattttattaacaaaactaagtCGTGGTTAATTGACAAAGGTAAAATACAGGTATCATTTGATATTGTGAACTTATACCCATCAATACCATTAAAAGAAACAACTTTAGTACTTTTggatcaattaaataaaagtgtttctTACAAAAACTCAACTAAGCTTActttaactgaaacaaaacaACTAATTGAACTTTGTTTGTTTCGTTATTATTTCTTGTGGAACGGTGAGATTCATGAGTTAGAGAATTTAGGCCCAATTGGATTGTCTTTTATGGTTGTTTTGGTTGAATCTTTTTTACAATACCATGAGAAAAAGGCAATAAAAATGGCAATGACAATGATTCCTACCAATGATATTAAATCCTTTCATCGAAATGTAGATGATAGCCACGCAAGGTTTTTTAACTTGAATCAAGTGGAACAGTTCCAAACAATCCTTAACAGACAAcatccatatttaaaatatattattgaagttaaaaacaaaaataagatactTAACTTTTTGGATAtaactgttattaataatacaCAAGGAAAATATGAGCTCAAGGTTTACAGGAAAGATGCTATAACCAATATCCAAATCAAACCTTATTCTAACCAcattttaaatgacattttaaaagcaatattcaACGGATATATATACAGAGTATACTCAATATGCAGCgaaaaccatttaaaagatgagataaatattttaattcaagtgTAAACTGAAAATGGGTACGATAAAAAAATGCCTGAATATAATTCTTATCACGttcgaaaaaaatgtttagcaaataaaatgaaattctaTTAAACTCTAATAACCTTCCTACAATTTCTTTACCATGGATATCTTTAATATCTCCCAGACTAAGAAGAATATTCAGAAAAACTAGTTAAAGAACTGTTTTTAAGTCAAATGTTAAACTAAAAACGCTATTAACGTctagaaataaatcaaaattaccaTGCAACAGCCAACCTGGAACCTATTTAATTAAGTGCAAATGCTCCGAAGTGTCGGTGAAtcaaaacttcaaataaaaacaagagtTCAACCACACCAAAAATTTTTACTGAAGACAAGTTAAACCAGTCTGCATTAGCTTTGCATAAAGTAAATTGTGATGAGGATATTGAATGGGATAGGGCAGAAACACTTAAAGCTAAgggtaaaaaatttgaaagtaaagTCCGTGAAGCCTTGgaaatacaaaaacatcaattcACAGTGcgacaaaatcaaattttttgttccaaaattattttcatagttttttttttcaaatagctctatttatacataaaatacataaataaagtaataaacgtGTAAttctataatatagaaaaaaaatatttaaaaagttaaattttggtaaaaaagatatttttaatggaCAAGAAAACTTTTATCagtgaaaacattaaaaatattacttttcaaTGCTTGCATTTgtcataaaataacttttttagatttatatttcCAGAACTTgtatattataacaataatgaaAGATTTTGTAGATATTCTTTGTGtacaaaacatcttttttacatGTTCAGTATTTCTCATTAACTGACCATTAACCGAAGaccaatatttttgtataatttttttattgcaaaaagttgcaaaatatatatgatgcatagttatttacatttatttagcATGAGATTTGCATAATCAAATGTTTGGAGGATATTGGAGGATGGTTTATCTGATACCTAATAGCAAAGGTTAGTAGCAAAAAATATATCGAAAACTGTCTGTTTTCGAtgcataaaaacttattattacacTTACgttaatgtgtttttaaaagtcTGAGCgagaaaaatattgttaattaaaataatatattttaaaatgaaagtcAATAAAGTTGATTTAAAACAATAGTAGCGTAAGAAAGTTGATgtacaaaaaatgcaaaacagCGTTTTGGAACACACGTCATATTAACGAGTAAATAACCGCATAAAATAACGCctaaattaatatgtttttttaactacatatTTCCTCTAATCAACATGTCTTCACCAATATGACAAATTTTCACCGTGCAATGCCAATTTTTAGGTATTTTGGCACACTCTGTCCCACTGTGCAATGTTCTCCAATGTGCGGTGGTATGAATTTGGATAATggacaatattttaaaacaaatttttcgacttctttttttttcatagtaaaGTAAAAGTATGAAAGTAAAAGAGGCCATTATGAAGGTGAcgtcaaaatttagaaaatttttttgttgttatttaacggtcacagttttttgtaattatattatattatatgctgatgatgccggtgcatattaataattttgatgatttcagatattaaaatttatattaaaactttaataaaagaaaatctctTTCTATTATCTTCAGAAGGTATAATATCACAAAATCTGGAAAATCGAggaaattctataaaatttcaatGCATGATGGAAAAATCAGAAGAAAAAGATcagtttagtaaaaaatcagGTAATATCacacaattttttattcattactgttttatacatgttttaaaattttttacattaataatttttccgATCCTAATTactgatttttttggtttagttttaatttcattttaaactaaaattttagattttagtttataatgaatttataacatttcattataaactaaaatctaaaattttagcgacttataatataaagtgaaatataatataaagatgtaaataataaaataatataatttgtttttgaaaagaattgTTTATTCAAGTTGCAACTACCTAAATTGTTTATAACACAAAAGAGGTCAAATAATACactaattaagttataaattaattgaGTTAAGTATTATGAGAAGATACTTCCGTAttgcatttaataaattttactaaattaaaaattttaacctaAATTGAAAAATTCCAAAGTTTTGTGCAAAAACATCAACATTTGAAAGCATTCAGTTTTTTTCTCTGACGcattaaacaaattgtttaatgcGTCAGAGAAAAGGCGCTCAATTAGTGCACTGGTAGCATGTCTACATATAATGATTGTTTTGTTgaaattcaaaacaatattggaaacacatattaatttttattcaaaaagtgtaaaaaagCTCCCAAAAAATTGGAACATAATAAAAACGAGTTATTCTCTAATTCATATgaatctttatatatttgtgaAGGTTCTAGCAAATGCTACTTTAATAGCGCAATTGATGTTGCATAAGTATCGCTAAAAAGTTAAACGCTTCTTTTATTAAGGTGGTACTAGcccataaaaattaaaacagtcaatttatttaattttgatgatgcaattttttttttaaactatgtgcattaaaaaattatttagagtaaatataataaaaagtattagtaTACTCGAAAACATGCTGAGTCagcaaaaaatatacaatttaactACATTCTTAAACAAGGATTTCTCATGAAATAGTCAGTGTGtgaagctaaaattttgcaaaaaggtTAACAACATGTTGATTGAGGGATTTGACCAGAATCACCATCAGAACTTTTACAGAATCAAAATGGCtgcactttaaaaaataatttttaatttttatgtaaaatttgtgCTGCTAATGTCAATATCTCGACAACAGCTAACTATAAAAGTCTCTTTTTGGTCAAATCCCTTCACAGTAACCTGATGAACAATCTGTGAAAATTTTAGCTATAATCTCCAAGTAGCTCTAAAGATATTCttgctcaaaatttaaaaatctgttaaCAGAGAAAAcacaagaaaacaaaataaaacaactttaacaatatatatctttaaaaatttccagACACATAGGAGTCATCCTTGCTAAATCCTTTTTTTATACCTCTCAATTTTTTCCTTCTTGATTTTGTCACTTCTTTTTCTTTCCTTTCCATATGAATGACgcaatttttgtcttttttaattgCACCGAGAAGGAAATATTTTCCACAATGAAATCCAAGTTGcttaaatgtttctttatgGGAAACGTAACCTccattaaaagatataattgCGGAGAAAACAGCTAACTCTAAAACATTTTTCGAAACAAAATGTGTTTTGAGGCATTTTTCCTAGATTATTTGATTAAAAGACTCATTAGGATTTTGGGTATAGCTGTGTAAACATTTTGACAAAAGATTGTCCGAACTAAGTTCCATAAATATTGGGTGTAATGTGTAAAATTATAGTAACTGgtaagtttaacttatttttataagtgCATTGTCCTGTAATCTTATCCCTTTGCCATTTGCACCAGCTAGTATTGGTTCTGAGACAAAATTGATGACGCATGGCTGCATTACCTTCGCAGCAGTACCATAAAACTGCAAGTATAGCTTTTTTCATAGCGTAGAGTTTATCATTCTGACGAATAGCCATACCAAAGTAATTCTGCATTAAGTTAATACTTGCATCAGTTAGTCTTCCTTTACCTGAGAGAGTTTTACTGTCattcaacttttcttttttttttattgcacgTAAATTCCGAAGTCTTGTTCCAAGTCTCTTTTGAACATGACCGAGACACTCTTGTTTTTCTGGTATCAATGTTTCTCCATTGGTCTTGCTTCCCTTACTTTGCTGTATGCTTTAGTGTCCCCATCTCCTATGTAATGACTGTATCTTAAGTTAAACTTacttaatgaaaaacaaaaaattgaaatagcaCCAGCGGACTTAATAGCACCAGGTGATTCGTGATGATTAATTGCacacttatgtcttgttttccATAGTTCATAACCAgctgattctttttttttgaccaaGTCTCACaagatttacaaaattttgacatGTAATAGTCtaagacttttttattatcCTTTGAAATTGCAGATACCACGCCACTAAGGGATGAATAATCCATTTTTTGCTATGTTCCATCAATAGAAATATGACAATCGACAATATCATTGCTACACGCATTGATGTTAATCATTTGACGCACTTCATCAGCAGCTTTTCGGGTACTTTTTTCAGCAAATTTTTCATATGCACAATAAAGagtcttattaatttttttattagtagtaAATGCAATAGAAAATGGCATATTCATCAttgttgtaaatgttttaattccAGCATGACCTTTGCCTATCTCGCAAAAAACCATAACTGTGCGATAGTTAATTTCATGTgctttttttacagttttacttttttgtaaaggtATATATTGAGGAGAAGTATAAGAAAATCTGCATGCTGAACAAACactacattttataaataattttagtgaaaaccttttgtgttaatttttattatgtgtaAGCTTAACAGGTGAGCTACACTCAGAACAGCGTGATAACTCCTCAAATAAATCTTTCATAATgccaaaatgtataaatataaagaaattaaggTCGTTAGATGTCTGTTTGTTTTTAGCTGAACTGCCAATACAATTAACTGCTTTGTTCAACTTTTTAGCACTTGTACTATTAGTACTACTAAACATATTTGAATAAGAAGCACTTTCAGGTGAAATGTTTTGTTGATCAGACATTTTATGTTgatttccattaaaataatttctattttattcttttgctattttttttaattcccaCCTAAGAATAAAGCAgtaaaatgtgaaaaataaatgtaataaattcaataaaataattataacaagcTGTTATTAATGCACTGTTATAAATTCACTTCCTTCTCACTATACaattcaatttaatattatttaatggaATTAACGTATTTGCAAAGTTGATATAAAGCAAAGAAGATATATAggaaatgtaaaataataatagaaattaattgtttaatgaaatttatgGAAAGTTAGCCCAAAAGTAAGCATTGTTTATTGTTGCTATGCGGTTGCTAAGGGCTTCTTTTGAGATCATATTACCAAATTAACATTTTCTGTCACTTAAAAACATAGTAAAACTATACATATTTGAAATCTACAATAATTCTATTTTtccaatttagaaaaaaaaaaaaaaaatctaaaagatttgaaatttgTCGGGCTAGTACCACCTTAAAGCTTGCTTATGCATTTACCGTTACTTctaagttaacaattttattttatgtagcaAATTTTTTCCTCATATCTTTGTATTGTTGTTTCaaattaaagatgttttttgcGTAGCATTGTTATTCTTCCATTAGAAACGTGGAGTACCAACTAATTTTCACATTTTGAATCAAATGAAGCACGTAATTTCTTTCGACACCTTGTCGCATTTGACTTTTTTCTAATAAGTCATTAAGTTAAGTAGAatgattaaaagatttaacaatttttctgcACTTGGTTGAtgtttttgaaatgaaaaacaatttagaCGAACCAAAATTTTCACCTCCAAATTTATGACATTTATTACTACCTATTGCAAAACATGCCCCATGCTTATaagttgaatgtttaaaaaaacttttaaaaaatttagacagtTTGGTACGTCACTGGCATTGTCGGATACTACCAGAGCCGTTCCGAACGGGGGGTATCCCTTCCCCCTCGTCCAAAGCACTTAAATTtgcatttgagttggcacattTAGCATTtgagttttcaatttttgaagtatAGTTGGCAAAAGTCAAATATTAagaagcttttttatttttatttttacttttggtgTCTCTAGTTGGCAAAAAGAAATCGTAATAAGTGTTTTACTATCCAATTCACATGAAAATGTCTTCAGATGATTTAAACTTgttagttatattttatgttcAGTTTGTTTCTATTTAGTCTCAttggtttttgatttttttgttttgcttttgtttttagttgtgTTTTTCCCATCAATGGTGGAACCATCAAAtctttttatagatattttaaatcttttagcGTCGTTAATTGCTGAAAACTATTCCATAAACCCACAAATacatattgataaaattttggaTTTTGCGTTGAAAGTAACTCCTACAAATTGTGATCGAAGTAATTCAATAAAAGATGCTACGTCGAaagtaataaagttaataaattatgaaacgaatgattttaaaaatgtaatgttaTCTATTgatgaattgaaaaatataataaacaaacaattaaaaacttaaaaaaaaacatgtgaaAACTGAATATAACagaaacaaaataacaaaagaagAAGAAATAGAAGAATGTAAGttagttttgatgttttttccaaattataatgatgaaaacaaatatttttttgaaaaattggctAATCTGGTGGGAGTAAATCGTAAAAGTATCGATCTATGGCTTGCTGAAGCAGAAGGCGATGTAGGAAAAATagtgaaattaatttttgacGACGCTCACCTTGATAATGAACCGCTGATGAACAAGGATCATCTTGAAGATATTAAGAgaatattaagtatataaattttcaagtCTCAGTATGACTGTTTTTTAAAGGTAAAGATAATGGTGAGCGagtcaaatttataaatacattagcCTTACAAGATTCTGCAACTGCTAGATGTAAAGTTTCTCAAGTCTATGTAGCTTCGATGTTGTTGAGATTTGCtgtttttgaaaagaatatgGAAATGGTAAAAGTACTACTTGAATTAAAGGCTGATCCTAGGatcagaaatttaaaattaggcCCAACTTCGATCACTTACGCCTTATTAACGCCAGATTTTatagaagaatttttaaaagaagttgttaaggataaatataaattaatagaacgCAAAGCCGAGTATGATTTTGCACTGTTCAAGAGTATaggtttttttgatgaataTGAAAGTAATGACAACCTAATGCAGATGCTGCGCAAACTGTACGATTTTgaggatgatgatgatgactaaaataatttttgtttcttatttgtCTTCCGATATTTAATATTTCGATATAGTAAACTTGTTAAGTATGATTAATTTTGGAAATTATATCTTTATGGaaacgtttataaaaatattgttttatgcattaaaaaagaaattattttatcaaaaattttaaaaacatgtatatgtattttttgtttcatcgtTAAACATAATTTGTCAACCTTTTTAAAAGTTAGATTTAGATCATTAGTTGTCTAAAGTTTCCGAGTCCTTAAGAAAaggcggggggggggggtcagAGGGAGGGACGTTTacttatttttggaaaattttcccTCACACCCCAAGCTTATTAAGATAACTCAGCCTTCTCCCCcggttattaatttttacttgttgtcaacaaaaactttatgattttaatttttaaaaaaaatctgccttaaaaatttgaaaataattctttcagtcactgataaaaacgaaaaaaaaagtgtaaacaggctttaaaaattgcCAAGGTAGGGTGTTATTTTATTTCTCACAAAAGTATAAAACCTATAACAGCATGTTTAATCctattaaaattatgataaaacagctgttagaaaatgcgGAATTTACCGCAAACCAcgctagaattaaaaaattttatgcgtgtttggttaaaaaaaattagatcagatttataaactaaagtttttaatttaaaatacttatactttaaaataaaaaaatctcttacccacacacacacccctcttttttttaaaacataccgCCCCCCTCGTTTATTAGATTTGGACTAAAATTCCCCCTCCCCTCCCTTCTTTTATTCCCCCCACCCTTCCACCCCTTCtattaaggactcgagagtaCTTGGCaaatttgagaatttttttctataatctATAAGTTGACGATAGTGCCTCTACACTTCGAAATCCATGTCGTTGGCCATGTAGTTACAGATGGTGTTTCAATTAATGCAATAACTAATGAACTAATGACATATATATTTGCTAATCGACTCAACAACAGaggaaatcatttttataaaagtttaacaactGTGGTGAATTTAATTCATCAagatttttctgataaaaataatgtgatGAAACAAGAACTTATCAAAAAACTCAAATGGGCAAAAGTTAAGCTTAATGCATAATGAATACACACCTTTGAGACACAGAAGGTAAATTGATGTCAGACTGCATGAAAACGAATGTGAGAAACCTATAAAACTGATCTCTTTAGGATTTATGGTTACTGAACGtttgatacaaaatattataaatcatttaaattcatttggTGTCTGTATGGAAAGAGATGTTGTAGGTTCTACTCAAGATGATGCAGCAATTAAAAAGTAGCTCACGCAATTAACAGACattgttgatcttttttttttaatcatgcaATTCACCTTGGTGTATGTGACACGTTTTGcaagtaaaaataaagacaCAAATGTACAGTTTCCCAAGGAAACGAACAGTTATTCTATAGAGAATGAACATGGAGTTTATGATGATAGTTTTAGGTTTGAAACAGCGAGATTAATGTTGAAACAATGAGATTAGTGTTGGCTACCATACTACTTTGATGAATGCACAAAAAGTAGTGAAACTCATAAAATAAGCAGCTGCCTCAGGTAGATGATTCctttaaaataaagttgcttaaattattgatattatttatcaaatgcatttaaattttatttgacattaattcatcttttttttttattattaaaatttttgaaaaaataaaaaaaaattaaggactAATTAGACATTTAGgaagccattttaaaaattttttgaacgtGATTATACAAGTTATACATATGCTATTGACTTCAAATTTTTAGGATATGTTAGTAGTATTATTAACTAGGGTTTCTACTACTTttgtgttaaaataataaataatttaatagataatcaatcatttaaaaaaaattgtaaaatggacattttataatttttgtaaaataattgactatcttttaaagtattttaaaaaaacatttttttcaaatgaaattgTAAATTGcatcattattattttgtgtctgCCCATGCAAACATTTAGATATTTAATTCTTCTCTAATATAAATagcatttagataaaaaattcaTCTCTGCTCAAGTCATGAAAGATGGgtctaaaaattttcttttctgcTATTgggaaatttaatttaactttaaaatttgttttacctGTTAGACTGCCTCATGCACCAGGTATATATGTTTCGAGGACAAAGTTTATGTCGTTCTGTGTAATGAtgttcatatatgcatatatgtgcaaaatataacatgaattttgaataaaaaaagtatacttcataaatgtataaatgtttatgtagACCCCATTCGCTTACTATTGCTATGAAAAATAGTTAGCATAAGTTGACAAATATGTTGTTTTAAACAGGTTTCTAATatgaacaatatatataaatcactTTCCTCTAAAAGATACGTAGTTTAtctaacaaaaacaattaaaaaacaatttatttttgcattattgttATCATGGATACACCAATGTTTATGcttgtaataataatttcaagtcaatattttatcttattattcaaacttctttagtcaacttatttttatattttttaatgccaaaaaattttaaataattagcaTACTAATAGTTAAATTGAGTGTCATagccaaaatatactttttctttgtagTTAGTTTTATTTGACAACACAAAGACTTAATAAACGATGTGCTTTGTCAAGTAATGGTTGTTCATTGGACAGATTAAATTGTTGACACAGTTGCTTATTTTTTCCTCAGCTGTGCCTTGGTTATATAATATCCTGTGATTGCGTGAATTAATGATGAACTTGATGTTTTGCATACATGTCCCaggtagcaaacaatattggcgtaacATTGGCGCGATATTTTCTTGGCCAATTTTGGCCAAGATATCGGATGTAGCACCATAATTGTCAGGCAATATTACGCCAACATTACTTTTccaatattgacaaaaaaaaatgcgcCAATATTGGAATACCAATATAGACCAATATAAGCATACCAATATTACCCCATTATTGTTTTACTAATATTGGAATTCGAATATTGGCGCATATTACCAAGCCAGTATTGACAAATATTGATATGTTAATATTGTGGAATGAcgtttgccaatattggcctaatattaaatatttagtattacTCTAATATTGGtcaatgtttacatttttacatattggtACGCATGCGTAACATTATAGGTAATTCATAATATCCTTCTGTTGTCTAAATTGAAATAGTATAGGAGTATCTTTCTTTAAAGActaatagaatatttttacGTAAACAGACTTatccttatgttattaattttaaaataaaattttttaaaagtttttttttaaaaaaagattttaaaataaaattttaagttaaaaaaacaaaagaagaaagTACATTTAGTTCAACATTTACGGAATGAATCTCAAAAAGAACTggttctaatttatttttaaacagattGTATCGCGAGAAGTggtaaaag containing:
- the LOC136080421 gene encoding uncharacterized protein LOC136080421 — translated: MTICDTTAVNIGGLMGKAVIGHLESCIDLVAVDSVYHNTFMTQFRLHVPSENIKGRLLSLSMSESFKKVCNWLEEDADISVIKENDLINQFLNLCDIKIPESQIELLNFGPHFVPSLRSIPYMDIITTTESSFLKLKHDKEDEKAQALRKNVLRELKMGKKTNHNLMRDQRKAFKEINQDMKSDIYPFDKGLGFVRIEHDKAIEKTRKHIGPTKIISIDPTLNYAIKIKSFLSKLNKKQSFSKDEYESIYPSDSLLPCLYGLIKAHKQDKSYPMRVVVSTIDTPRDGILNYLDRRIQPVSFDIVNLYPSIPLKETTLVLLDQLNKSVSYKNSTKLTLTETKQLIELCLFRYYFLWNGEIHELENLGPIGLSFMVVLVESFLQYHEKKAIKMAMTMIPTNDIKSFHRNVDDSHARFFNLNQVEQFQTILNRQHPYLKYIIEVKNKNKILNFLDITVINNTQGKYELKVYRKDAITNIQIKPYSNHILNDILKAIFNGYIYRVYSICSENHLKDEINILIQV